The nucleotide sequence ACAAATTTGTAGTAGAGGGGTATCCTTTCCCAGCGCACGCAGATGGCAAGGCGTGTGATAGGCGGCGGTCAACGGCAGTGATTGAAAATCGGTCCGCATGTCTCCACGGGCCTGAAGATCCGCCAGAAAGTGGCCCGCTTCCACAACATGGTCCGCAACCAGCTGGACGTCGGGATGATCCAGTAGCCGTGGATACTCGACCTTGAGGCACAACGCCGCAGCCGGCTCGGTACAGATGATCGGACAACCCTCGCGTGCAAACTCCGCCAGCAGGCGGATGTTATCCGTCGCCAATTGGCGGGCAGTTTCGACGTCACCGATCGATATGTGTGCCATACCCGATCGGTGTTGTGACGCGGGGACATGGATCCGGAAACCCTGATGCTCCAGTATTCGCCCGAGGGCAAACGCCAACTCAGGATCGTGCGCATTCGCGTAATGATCAACGAAGTACACGACCGGAATGGGATCTCGCAATGACACCGGAGGTGCCAGCCACTCACGTGGTGCGCTGCTCAGAAACGTCTTATGAGCAAATGCCGGTAACTTCCTCTGACGAGCTACCCCCAGACCACGCTCCAACAGCCACCGCACAGTCCGGTTGGCAATTAATGGATTGATGAACCACGCCATCCGGCAGAGTGACTCGCTCCATCCATGGACCCGCGACAGAAACCATTCGGACATCCGCGGACCGTTCGCCGCCACGTACTGGGCTTTGGCCTCGAGCATCAGGTGCGGAATATTGACTTCCGTAGGACATTCCAGTTCACACTGCTTACAGTTGAAACAGAAGTCGGACAAGCGACGCATGTCACTCGAAGCGAGTTCGTGTGCGGCAAGTCGTCCATCGACGATGGCCCGCAGGGCGTTCGCCTTAGCGCGAGGAGTCCGCGCCTCGGATGTCTCGCGACGGAAGAAGGGACACATCCGTGAATTGGGTTCCTGCGTCCGACATCCCCCGCAACCGTGACAGGCGGTCACCGTTGCCCCGAGTTCTCCCGCACTCCAGTTCAACTGAAGCTCGATCGGAGTAGACGTTGGCTTGATCTCCGGGCGAAGATGATTGACCGTAAGATGCGGATCGTCACTCAGGATCTTATCGGGATTCAGCAATCGATCTGGATCGAAAAGCGACTTCAGTTGCTGGAAGACCCGATAGAGTTCGCCGTACTGCGACGGAAGGAACGCGGTCCGAGAGTAACCCAGTCCGTGTTCGCCACTAATCGATCCGCCAACGGAAATCGCAGCGTGATAGAGATCCCGTGCAAGGTCTTCGAGTAGCAAGGGATCGAGAGGGGATCTGAGGAAAGGTCGCATGTGGACCTGCCCGACGGCCGCATGGGCGTACAGCGACGCCGTTAACTCATGCTTCTGCCAGATCCGTCTCGATCGCGCGATGAACTCAAGTAACATCTCGGGGGGAACAGCAATGTCCTCCACCAGCGGGACTGGAGACGTCTCACCCCGCGCCCGGTTCAATAACGGAATGACCGCACCCGGCAACGACCACAGAAATTCGACCTCATCGAAGGTGGTCGCCTCGTACAGCATACGGCCGGGATCGGGCAAATCCTTGATGACCAATTGAACGTCGCGAATGCCTCCCGCGGCTTCTGGGTGGCTGAATCCCGTCATCTCGATAATCAACGCGGCTTCGGCATTCGCCGGAATCAAGGAAGCAAAGCGCGCGTCCAGATCGCGCGCCATGGACAACAGCCGGCGGTCGATCAGGTCGCAGGCACTGGGCTGCAGTGCAGCGATCGGTTGCACTGCCTGAATCGCCGAATCCAATGTTTCGAAACCGATCAGAAGCGCACTACGCCAGGCCGGTAGAGCAGACGTCCGTAGTGTCGCGGCAGTGAAGAGCCCCAGAGTTCCCTCCGAGCCCACCAGAAGTCGTGGCAGCACAATCCCGGAATCTGTCAGAACGCCACGCAGCAGATAGCCGGCTCGATTACGGACTTGTCGTTCCGGCTGCTTTTCCAGGATCAGTTTGGCATTGCGGACGAGCAGTCCTTCAATCCGCTCGAGCAGATGACTTTTCCACTTCGTTGCCTCGTCGACGTTTGACTCCTCTGTGAAACGTTCATGAGTCGGCAGGGGTTCATTCCCCGCCTCAAATCGAACGCCATTCGCCGTCACCAGTTCGATACTGTTAACATGGTCGCGGGTCGACCCGACGCGAATCGAGTGAGAGCCTGCCGCATCCAGGGCGAGCATACTTCCGATGGTAGTAGTATCACTGTTGGCGGGGTCTGGCGGAAAATAGCGCCCCGACTCTCGCAGCACATGGTTGAGCCGACTCAGCACAACACCGGGCTGAACACGGACAGTCTGCTGTCCCACCTCCTCAACCGCGTGCATATGGCGAGAGAAATCGACAATGATTCCCGCCCCTAACGCCTCCCCTGCAACGCTGGTTCCTGCTCCGCGGGGGATGAGAGGTAACTTTTGTTCGGCGGCGTAACGGACCAGCGTCTGGACATCGTCGCGGTCATGCGGGAATGCCACGCCGAGCGGAGTTTCCTGATGCAAACTTCCATCACTGGCGTAGATCGATTGCGCAAGAGGATGACAGACAATCTCCCCTCGGAAGATTCCCGCCAGGTCTTCGATGAGTCGTAACTGTCGAACGTCCACAGGTAGGTTCGGCCTTTGCCCGTATAGAAATCCGTCCTGCAAACCTTAGTTTGCCGAGGGATCCTTGACCCGATGAGGCAACAGGTGGTTGGATTCGTAGAACTTCTGCAGAAGAGTTTCGTAGACTGAATAGGGATCTTCGTGAAATACCATTTCCCGATTGCCGGGATAGGTTAACCAGTCCCCCCGCTCGATCTCTCCTTCCAATTGTCCGGGCCCCCAGCCAGAGTAACCCGAGAAGACACGGAACGAGTGAGACGGTGGCGTACTGGCGACCGCTTCGCCGATGACCCGTTCAAAAGCTTCGGGGCTTCCGCCGACGAACAATCCCGGCAGGATCGCGGGCCCGGTGTCTTCAAAGCTGGCGTCGTCATGAAGTATGACAAGAGCCGTAGGTTCCACAGGCCCTCCCCCAAAGACGACGTCATCCATTTCCGGCAAATCAAAGTGCCCGGACAGAGCGTCGGAGACCTTGACGGAAAGAGGTCGATTGATGACCAGACCCATCGCACCATGCTCGCCATGTTCGAGCATCAAGACGACCGTCTTATAAAAATTATCATCCCGCAGCCGTTTAGAGGCGATCAAAAACCGACCTCGGAGCGATTCGGCCATACTGGCACCGTCTGTGTAGCGATTTGGAAAGTGAGTCAAAATGGTAGAACGGGTACTCTCTGGGGGATTCTACTCTCCCCAGGTCACCAGCGAAACCTGAAGCAGAATCTTACTGTCACGGAGCCACACCACGGACGATCGTCTCTGCTAAAACAGTTCCCCGATTTGAATGCTCACTGTTCCGGTTGCAACAAACTGAAATTGTTTGCCGCGTGAAATATCAGCATCAAGATGATGCCACGGCAGACAGATCCCATCTGCGTCGCGTCCGGCTTCGGTCGTCGTCCGAACGCGAGAGATTTTGCCCGCTGGCGTCAGTCATTCACCGATTCCGATCGATTGAGTGATTCGCTGCGGAGTTCTTCGTTCCCCGCGCCGATCAGCACGGGAAGATCCGCTTCTTCTGAGACTTCCTGCCCGTCGCCACTTCCTTGACCGCGGGGCCAGATGTGGAACCCTCCTTTGTGGGCCAGGCTGAGCTCCCAGACGCCCCAGATTCCTCGCCCCTCGTTGTACCCCTGATACGCAACATCATGCGCGCCAATGTACCGTTTCGTCCACCAGCATTTGCCAGACTCTTTCTCATAAGTTCCATTAAAGAGAAACTCGCCGACGGAATCACGTCCATCTCCCCGGAGTGTCCCGTCGCGAAAGACCAGATGAAGTTCCATCTGGAAACGCTTCGACGATCCTGGCTCAAGGTAATACCCTTCCCATGCCCCGGACGGAAACCGATCATCCTGCTCCAGTGTCGGATCAGATACATCATCAATTGGTCGTGACATGGAAGGTACCCTGATTGTCAAAATTGCAAAGTTGCTCAGTCGCCTCGCGATTTTTCGAGGGTGACCAGACTAGGTCAATGGATATTCACGGCCGAGCAATTCTCATCCCCGTTTCACGCCAGAGGCGAGATTTTCAACCGAACTTTCACGGAGTGAATGAGTTATATTGGCGACCTCTCGGCGGAGGTCGCTATAGTGAGGAGGCCTCGAAAGATTCGAGCCAATTCCTCCCGATTTTTCCTGTGGTTTATTTTCAGGGCGAAACCGATTTCGACTCGCCATGAATGACGCTGTTTTCCGAAAAAAGAGATTCGCCTGCTGTCCTGATTCGAACAAAGCCTGAATCCAGAGTTTGTGGAGTGAACTGATTGAACCAAAGGTTTCAGGAGTATCCTGCCTCCCTTGAAATCAATCTTCCCAGACTCTGAATGGAATTTTGCCTGAATGCGCGTCCCCTGTCCCGCCGGGGGTGTGCGGACCGAAGGATGTTGAGATGCCTCGACTTATCGTGGTGGAACGCGATTCAGGGCGCCGTGATTCGCTCCAGTTCGTGCTGAACCGAGCAGGTTACGAGGTGCTGGCAGTCCCCGCGGAAGAGGCGCCGTCGCGGTGGAAAGAGGCCGATCTTCTCATCATCGGTGATTCCGACCTGCAGATCCTCAACAGTCTTCCAAGGACGGATTCAAAACCGGTTCGCCCGGTTCTGGCTCTGATCGATCCCGGGAACTGTGAGTCAATTCTCGCCTGCCTTCATGCGCGAGTTGCGGGCATGATCTCACGGCTGCGAACTCCTGACGAAATTCTTGCCGAAGTCCGCAGGTTCACGAATCCGTTGAATTCATCAGTGACAGAGGATTCGCCCCCGAGTCCTGCAACGGCAATCCCCCGCTTTGATCCCGAACTTCCTCGCGAAAGTCTCGTAAAAGCCTTGCAGTCGGCCTGCAATGACATCGTCTGGTTGCAGGACCGTTACGAGAATGAACTCTCGCATCGGCACAAAGTCGAACAGGCTCTTATGGAGTCGGAGGTCTTCTACCAGTCTCTGGTCGAGACTCTGCCTCTGGCGATGCTCAGAAAGGATCTGAACGGGCGGTTCACCTTCGCCAATCGATTGCTGTGCGAAGCCTTCAATCGGCCGCCCGAAGCAATTATCGGACATGTCGACTACGACTTTTTTCCGCGTGAACTGGCCGATAAATACCGTGCCGATGACCGAAAGGTGCTCGAACAGCGGAGTACCCTCGAAACCATCGAAGAGTTCCAGACGCCGAACGGGGATCGGCGTTATACGCACGTGGTCAAAAGCCCGGTCTACGACTCGGCAGGGAATCTGGCCGGGATTCAGGGAATCTTTTCCGACGTGACGGAAAAGGAATGCGCCGAAAGGGAACTCGTACAGACCCAGGCACGACTTCAAGCGGTGCTGGATGCAGCGACCCAGGTGGCGATTATCTCGTCGGATCTGGACGGGAAAATCAATCTCTTCAATACCGGTGCCGAACGGATGCTCGGATACACCAAGGAAGAGATGCTTGGCAAGACACCAGAGATCTTTCATCTGGGATCAGAAATCGAGGCCCGTGCGGCCGAGATGTCACGCGAATTTGGTCGGCCGATCCAGGGGATGGACGTTTTTGTGGAACATGCCCGACGCGGAGAGCATGACGAGCGGGAATGGACGTACGTTCGGAAGGATGGCAGCCACATCCGAGTCGCGCTCTCGGTCACAGCCAAGCGAGACTCCGATGGCAACGTCTCCGGCTTCCTGGGAATTGCCCTCGACATCACAACCCGTCACCTCGCCGAAGCCGAACTCCTGAAGGCGAAGGAAGCGGCGGAATCGGCGAACCGTGCGAAGAGTGACTTCCTGGCCAATATGAGCCACGAAATACGCACGCCGCTTAACGCGATCATCGGCATGACGGAACTCGTCCGAGATACCGAACTCGACGTGACCCAGCGCGAGTACCTTGCTCTGGTGCAGGAATCAGGCGAGTCACTTCTTTCGGTCATCAACGACATCCTCGATTTCTCCAAAATTGAAGCGGGCAAGCTCAGCCTCGAATGCGTCCCCTTCGATCTGCGTGAACTGCTGGGCGATACCGCGAAATCCCTCGCGCTTCGCGCCCACCGGAAGGACCTGGAACTTGCTTGCCACGTCGCGACCGGGGTTCCCGCAATCGTCGAAGGAGATCCCCACCGTCTGCGGCAGATCGTCATGAACCTGGTGGGCAACGCCATCAAGTTCACCGAAAAAGGGGAAGTGGTCCTGCACGTCGATGTGGAAAGCAGCACCGACCATGACTTGTACCTGCATTTTCGTGTGACAGACACCGGCATTGGCATTTCCGCCGATCAGTTGCATACGATCTTTGAAGCCTTCGAACAGGCCGACACATCGACGACGCGACGCTATGGGGGCACAGGACTGGGTCTGGCGATCTCGTCGCGACTGGTAGAACTGATGCAAGGGCGCGTCTGGGTTGATAGTGCGCTGAATCAGGGAAGCACGTTTCACTTTCTGGCACGTTTCGGCGTCTCGTCAGACGAGGCCCTCGCCAGCAATTCAACCATCTATCCTCCGATGCTGCAGGGACTTCCTGTACTGGTCGTTGACGACAACGCCACAAACCGCCGGATTCTGATCGAAATTCTCAACAACTGGTCGATGAAACCGACGGCCGTGTCGAGTGTCGCAGAGGCTGTCGATGAACTGAAAAGAATGGCCGATGCGGGAAATCCCTACGGCCTGATTCTGACGGATGCCAGCATGCCCGATGTTGACGGCTTCACGCTGGCTCGTCGAATCCAGGAAAATCGCGTTCTGTGCCGGTCCATGGTGATGATGCTGACGTCCGCGGATCGCCCGGGAGATCTGCGACGCTGTGAAGAGCTGGGTGTCGCAGCCTACCTCGTGAAACCGATCAAGCAATCCGAACTCCTCGATGCCATCCTCGTGGCTGTTGGCGGGCAGTCCCCCTTAACCGGAGCCCAGGAAACCCCCGCATCTTCTGCGAGGAAATCGGGAGCCCCCAAGTCGATCCTGCTGGCAGAAGACAGCCTGATCAATCAGAAGCTGGCAATCGGATTGCTCGAAAAGTGGGGACATCGCGTTACGGTTGCAAACGACGGCCGCGAAGCAGTGGAACTTTCTCAGCGGGGTGCTTTCGATCTGGTTCTGATGGACGTCCAGATGCCCGAACTGGATGGGCTGGATGCGACCCGGGAAATCCGGCGGAGGGAACTGCTCACCGGAGAACATATCCCCATCGTCGCAATGACCGCCCACGCGATGAAAGGTGACCGCGAGTTGTGCCTGGAATCAGGTATGGACGACTACCTGATGAAACCGATCAGGGCCGAACAACTGTTCCAGGTACTGGAGCGGATCGGGGCTGGTCAAGTGCTGGTCGGAGCCGCAGCCAGCAACACCACCGCCAGCGATCGCATCGACTGGGATCTGGCACGGCGGGCCGTCAACCACGACGAGGATCTCCTGCGGCAAGTCGTCGAGGCATTTCTGGAGGAAGGCCCTCATCTGCTCCAGACGATGCGATCATCCAGCAGTGAGGGAGAGTGGAAGCAGTTTCAGCGAGCCGCACACACCCTGAAGAGCGGCCTGCGAATGTTCGGAATCAACTCGCTCGCCGACGAGGTCGAACGATTGGAACTGGCTGCGAAGACGGGGGAGTTGACAAGCGCCTCCGGCACACGCATGGACCAGATCACCAGCCGTTCACGCGGCATGCTGTCTGAACTGACAGCCTTTGTTACGGGTAAGACGACGTGACCTCCAATCAACTCCATCAACCAGATGCTGCGTCCCGGCAAGTTCCTCCGGAAAGCAATTTGGAACGATCGGTTGATCGAACGCCCACAGGGTCTTCGAAGTCCGCTTTCCCTCCAAAAAACAATCTGGGAAATCAGCCAACGTATTCCGCGCGAGTCCGACTCGAACTGCGCGTCGGTGACCGTACATTCG is from Schlesneria sp. DSM 10557 and encodes:
- a CDS encoding FAD-binding and (Fe-S)-binding domain-containing protein, with the protein product MDVRQLRLIEDLAGIFRGEIVCHPLAQSIYASDGSLHQETPLGVAFPHDRDDVQTLVRYAAEQKLPLIPRGAGTSVAGEALGAGIIVDFSRHMHAVEEVGQQTVRVQPGVVLSRLNHVLRESGRYFPPDPANSDTTTIGSMLALDAAGSHSIRVGSTRDHVNSIELVTANGVRFEAGNEPLPTHERFTEESNVDEATKWKSHLLERIEGLLVRNAKLILEKQPERQVRNRAGYLLRGVLTDSGIVLPRLLVGSEGTLGLFTAATLRTSALPAWRSALLIGFETLDSAIQAVQPIAALQPSACDLIDRRLLSMARDLDARFASLIPANAEAALIIEMTGFSHPEAAGGIRDVQLVIKDLPDPGRMLYEATTFDEVEFLWSLPGAVIPLLNRARGETSPVPLVEDIAVPPEMLLEFIARSRRIWQKHELTASLYAHAAVGQVHMRPFLRSPLDPLLLEDLARDLYHAAISVGGSISGEHGLGYSRTAFLPSQYGELYRVFQQLKSLFDPDRLLNPDKILSDDPHLTVNHLRPEIKPTSTPIELQLNWSAGELGATVTACHGCGGCRTQEPNSRMCPFFRRETSEARTPRAKANALRAIVDGRLAAHELASSDMRRLSDFCFNCKQCELECPTEVNIPHLMLEAKAQYVAANGPRMSEWFLSRVHGWSESLCRMAWFINPLIANRTVRWLLERGLGVARQRKLPAFAHKTFLSSAPREWLAPPVSLRDPIPVVYFVDHYANAHDPELAFALGRILEHQGFRIHVPASQHRSGMAHISIGDVETARQLATDNIRLLAEFAREGCPIICTEPAAALCLKVEYPRLLDHPDVQLVADHVVEAGHFLADLQARGDMRTDFQSLPLTAAYHTPCHLRALGKDTPLLQICRLIPQLVITDTDHGCSGMAGTFGLSRENFEESLTIGHNLIEQMRSDQIEFGMTECSSCKFQMEQQSPTPTLHPLKVLALAYGLMPEIRKRLRPNLKKLVTS
- a CDS encoding YqgE/AlgH family protein; this translates as MAESLRGRFLIASKRLRDDNFYKTVVLMLEHGEHGAMGLVINRPLSVKVSDALSGHFDLPEMDDVVFGGGPVEPTALVILHDDASFEDTGPAILPGLFVGGSPEAFERVIGEAVASTPPSHSFRVFSGYSGWGPGQLEGEIERGDWLTYPGNREMVFHEDPYSVYETLLQKFYESNHLLPHRVKDPSAN
- a CDS encoding response regulator; the encoded protein is MPRLIVVERDSGRRDSLQFVLNRAGYEVLAVPAEEAPSRWKEADLLIIGDSDLQILNSLPRTDSKPVRPVLALIDPGNCESILACLHARVAGMISRLRTPDEILAEVRRFTNPLNSSVTEDSPPSPATAIPRFDPELPRESLVKALQSACNDIVWLQDRYENELSHRHKVEQALMESEVFYQSLVETLPLAMLRKDLNGRFTFANRLLCEAFNRPPEAIIGHVDYDFFPRELADKYRADDRKVLEQRSTLETIEEFQTPNGDRRYTHVVKSPVYDSAGNLAGIQGIFSDVTEKECAERELVQTQARLQAVLDAATQVAIISSDLDGKINLFNTGAERMLGYTKEEMLGKTPEIFHLGSEIEARAAEMSREFGRPIQGMDVFVEHARRGEHDEREWTYVRKDGSHIRVALSVTAKRDSDGNVSGFLGIALDITTRHLAEAELLKAKEAAESANRAKSDFLANMSHEIRTPLNAIIGMTELVRDTELDVTQREYLALVQESGESLLSVINDILDFSKIEAGKLSLECVPFDLRELLGDTAKSLALRAHRKDLELACHVATGVPAIVEGDPHRLRQIVMNLVGNAIKFTEKGEVVLHVDVESSTDHDLYLHFRVTDTGIGISADQLHTIFEAFEQADTSTTRRYGGTGLGLAISSRLVELMQGRVWVDSALNQGSTFHFLARFGVSSDEALASNSTIYPPMLQGLPVLVVDDNATNRRILIEILNNWSMKPTAVSSVAEAVDELKRMADAGNPYGLILTDASMPDVDGFTLARRIQENRVLCRSMVMMLTSADRPGDLRRCEELGVAAYLVKPIKQSELLDAILVAVGGQSPLTGAQETPASSARKSGAPKSILLAEDSLINQKLAIGLLEKWGHRVTVANDGREAVELSQRGAFDLVLMDVQMPELDGLDATREIRRRELLTGEHIPIVAMTAHAMKGDRELCLESGMDDYLMKPIRAEQLFQVLERIGAGQVLVGAAASNTTASDRIDWDLARRAVNHDEDLLRQVVEAFLEEGPHLLQTMRSSSSEGEWKQFQRAAHTLKSGLRMFGINSLADEVERLELAAKTGELTSASGTRMDQITSRSRGMLSELTAFVTGKTT